A genome region from Neisseria meningitidis includes the following:
- a CDS encoding VacJ family lipoprotein — MKKTAYAFLLLIGFASAPAFAETRPADPYEGYNRAVFKFNDQADRYIFAPAARGYRKVAPKPVRAGVSNFFNNLCDVVSFGSNILRLDIKRASEDLVRVGINTTFGLGGLIDIAGAGGIPDNKNTLGDTFASWGWKNSNYFVLPVLGPSTVRDALGTGITSVYSPKNIVFRTPVGRWGTTAVSAVSTREGLLDLTDSLDEAAIDKYSYTRDLYMKVRARQTGATPAEGTEDNIDIDELVESAETGAAETAVQEDSVSETQAEAAGEAETQPGTQPGTQP; from the coding sequence ATGAAAAAAACCGCCTATGCCTTCCTCCTGCTGATCGGGTTCGCTTCCGCCCCTGCATTTGCCGAAACCCGCCCCGCCGACCCTTATGAAGGCTACAACCGCGCCGTTTTCAAATTCAACGACCAAGCCGACCGCTACATTTTCGCCCCTGCCGCGCGCGGCTACCGCAAAGTTGCGCCGAAACCCGTCCGCGCCGGCGTGTCCAATTTTTTTAACAACCTGTGCGACGTGGTCAGCTTCGGCAGCAATATCTTGCGCTTAGACATCAAACGCGCAAGCGAAGACCTTGTCCGCGTCGGTATCAACACCACTTTCGGTTTGGGCGGGCTTATCGACATCGCCGGCGCGGGCGGCATTCCCGACAATAAAAACACCTTGGGCGACACGTTTGCTTCGTGGGGATGGAAAAACAGCAATTATTTCGTGTTGCCCGTCTTAGGGCCGTCCACCGTCCGCGACGCGCTCGGCACGGGTATTACCTCCGTTTATTCGCCCAAGAATATCGTCTTCCGCACCCCTGTCGGACGCTGGGGCACGACTGCCGTATCCGCCGTCAGTACGCGCGAAGGCCTGCTCGATTTGACCGACAGTCTGGACGAAGCCGCCATCGACAAATACAGCTACACGCGCGACCTCTATATGAAAGTCCGTGCGCGGCAGACCGGTGCAACACCTGCCGAAGGTACGGAAGATAACATCGACATCGACGAATTGGTCGAAAGTGCCGAAACCGGCGCGGCGGAAACTGCCGTTCAAGAAGATTCCGTATCCGAAACACAGGCAGAAGCAGCAGGGGAAGCCGAAACGCAACCTGGAACACAACCTGGAACACAACCTTAA
- a CDS encoding lipid asymmetry maintenance protein MlaB, translating to MHTELNNGTLHISGDVTVKTLTAAAFTRFRQQCRLKDTRAVDLSGVGRADSACVSLLLEVLRGCKGSVRLTGIPESVRALSELYEIKDWLKS from the coding sequence ATGCATACAGAACTCAACAACGGAACACTGCACATCAGCGGCGACGTAACCGTCAAAACCCTGACCGCCGCCGCCTTTACCCGCTTCAGACAGCAATGTCGTCTGAAAGACACCCGCGCGGTTGATTTGAGCGGCGTCGGACGCGCCGATTCCGCCTGCGTGTCGCTGCTGCTCGAAGTGCTGCGCGGTTGCAAAGGCAGCGTCAGGCTGACCGGCATTCCCGAATCCGTGCGCGCGCTGTCCGAACTGTACGAAATCAAAGACTGGCTGAAATCATGA
- a CDS encoding phospholipid-binding protein MlaC, which translates to MKKSSFISALGIGILSIGMAFAAPADAVNQIRQNATQVLSILKSGDANTARQKAEAYAIPYFDFQRMTALAVGNPWRTASDAQKQALAKEFQTLLIRTYSGTMLKLKNANVNVKDNPIVNKGGKEIIVRAEVGVPGQKPVNMDFTTYQSGGKYRTYNVAIEGASLVTVYRNQFGEIIKAKGVDGLIAELKAKNGSK; encoded by the coding sequence ATGAAAAAATCCTCCTTCATCAGCGCATTGGGCATCGGTATTTTGAGCATCGGCATGGCATTTGCCGCCCCTGCCGACGCGGTAAACCAAATCCGTCAAAACGCCACTCAAGTATTGAGCATCTTAAAAAGCGGTGATGCCAACACCGCCCGCCAAAAAGCCGAAGCCTATGCGATTCCCTATTTCGATTTCCAACGTATGACCGCATTGGCGGTCGGCAACCCTTGGCGCACCGCGTCCGACGCGCAAAAACAAGCGTTGGCCAAAGAATTTCAAACCCTGCTGATCCGCACCTATTCCGGCACGATGCTGAAATTAAAAAACGCCAACGTCAACGTCAAAGACAATCCCATCGTCAATAAAGGCGGCAAAGAAATCATCGTCCGCGCCGAAGTCGGCGTACCCGGGCAAAAACCCGTCAACATGGACTTCACCACCTACCAAAGCGGCGGTAAATACCGTACCTACAACGTCGCCATCGAAGGCGCGAGCCTGGTTACCGTGTACCGCAACCAATTCGGCGAAATTATCAAAGCGAAAGGCGTGGACGGACTGATTGCCGAGTTGAAGGCTAAAAACGGCAGCAAGTAA
- the mlaD gene encoding outer membrane lipid asymmetry maintenance protein MlaD: MKKNILEFWVGLFVLIGAAAVAFLAFRVAGGAAFGGSDKTYAVYADFGDIGGLKVNAPVKSAGVLVGRVGAIGLDPKSYQARVRLDLDGKYQFSSDVSAQILTSGLLGEQYIGLQQGGDTENLAAGDTISVTSSAMVLENLIGKFMTSFAEKNADGGNAEKAAE; the protein is encoded by the coding sequence ATGAAAAAGAACATATTGGAATTTTGGGTCGGACTGTTCGTCCTGATTGGCGCGGCGGCGGTTGCCTTTCTCGCTTTCCGCGTGGCCGGCGGTGCGGCGTTCGGCGGTTCGGACAAAACTTACGCCGTTTATGCCGATTTCGGCGACATCGGCGGTTTGAAGGTCAATGCCCCCGTCAAATCCGCAGGCGTATTGGTCGGGCGCGTCGGCGCTATCGGACTTGACCCGAAATCCTATCAGGCGAGGGTGCGCCTCGATTTGGACGGCAAGTATCAGTTCAGCAGCGACGTTTCCGCGCAAATCCTGACTTCGGGACTTTTGGGCGAGCAGTACATCGGGCTGCAGCAGGGCGGCGACACGGAAAACCTTGCTGCCGGCGACACCATCTCCGTAACCAGTTCTGCAATGGTTCTGGAAAACCTTATCGGCAAATTCATGACGAGTTTTGCCGAGAAAAATGCCGACGGCGGCAATGCGGAAAAAGCCGCCGAATAA
- the mlaE gene encoding lipid asymmetry maintenance ABC transporter permease subunit MlaE, protein MNFIRSVGAKTLGLIQSLGSITLFLLNILAKSGTAFVRPRLSVRQVYFAGVLSVLIVAVSGLFVGMVLGLQGYTQLSKFKSADILGYMVAASLLRELGPVLAAILFASSAGGAMTSEIGLMKTTEQLEAMNVMAVNPVARVVAPRFWAGVFSMPLLASIFNVAGIFGAYLVGVTWLGLDSGIFWSQMQNNITIHYDVINGLIKSAAFGVAVTLIAVHQGFHCVPTSEGILRASTRTVVSSALTILAVDFILTAWMFTD, encoded by the coding sequence ATGAATTTTATCCGTTCCGTCGGGGCGAAAACCCTCGGCCTTATTCAATCTCTCGGCAGTATCACGCTGTTTCTGCTGAATATTCTGGCGAAATCCGGTACGGCTTTCGTCCGTCCGCGCCTGAGCGTGCGCCAAGTGTATTTTGCCGGCGTGCTGTCGGTGTTGATTGTTGCCGTTTCAGGGCTGTTTGTCGGCATGGTCTTGGGTTTGCAGGGCTATACGCAGTTGTCGAAATTCAAATCCGCCGATATTTTGGGCTATATGGTCGCGGCTTCGCTGTTGCGCGAACTGGGTCCGGTGTTGGCGGCGATTCTGTTTGCCAGCAGCGCGGGCGGTGCGATGACCAGCGAAATCGGTTTGATGAAAACGACCGAACAGCTCGAAGCGATGAACGTGATGGCGGTAAACCCCGTCGCCCGAGTGGTTGCGCCGCGCTTTTGGGCGGGCGTGTTTTCCATGCCGCTTTTGGCTTCGATTTTCAACGTGGCGGGTATTTTCGGCGCGTATTTGGTCGGTGTAACCTGGCTGGGCTTGGACAGCGGTATTTTCTGGTCGCAAATGCAGAACAACATCACGATACATTACGATGTAATCAACGGTCTGATCAAATCCGCCGCGTTCGGCGTGGCGGTAACGCTGATTGCCGTGCATCAGGGCTTCCACTGCGTCCCGACCTCGGAAGGCATTTTGCGCGCCAGCACGCGCACGGTGGTTTCGTCCGCCCTGACGATTTTGGCGGTCGATTTTATATTGACCGCGTGGATGTTTACAGATTGA
- a CDS encoding ABC transporter ATP-binding protein — MSPSPFIEMKDVAFAYGDRPILNDINFSIPQGNFAAVMGGSGSGKTTLMRLITGQIRPQSGKVLIEGRDLAGFSADELYEHRRRMGVLFQHGALFTDLSVFDNIAFPMRELTRLPEAVIRDLVLLKLNAVGLRGVENLMPSELSGGMSRRVALARTIALDPEIMLYDEPFTGLDPISLGVIAHLISRVNKALRSTSVMVTHDIEKSLEIVDQVIFLAHGEIMFSGSPQEMRELDSPWVRQFVGGLADGPVAYRYPAQTSLQQDLLG; from the coding sequence ATGAGCCCATCCCCCTTTATCGAAATGAAAGACGTCGCTTTTGCGTATGGCGACCGCCCGATTCTGAACGACATCAATTTCAGCATTCCGCAAGGCAATTTTGCCGCCGTGATGGGCGGTTCGGGCAGCGGCAAAACCACGCTGATGCGGCTGATTACGGGTCAGATCCGTCCGCAGTCGGGCAAAGTTCTGATAGAAGGGCGTGATTTGGCGGGCTTTTCGGCTGACGAACTCTACGAACACCGCCGCCGCATGGGCGTATTATTCCAACACGGCGCGCTGTTTACCGATTTGTCGGTATTCGACAATATCGCTTTTCCGATGCGCGAACTGACACGCCTGCCGGAAGCGGTGATTCGAGATTTGGTTTTGTTGAAACTGAACGCGGTCGGTTTGCGCGGCGTGGAAAACCTGATGCCGTCCGAGTTGTCCGGTGGGATGTCGCGCCGCGTCGCGCTTGCCCGCACGATTGCGCTCGACCCTGAAATTATGTTGTACGACGAACCGTTTACCGGCCTCGATCCGATTTCCTTGGGCGTGATTGCCCACTTGATCAGCCGCGTCAATAAGGCTTTGCGTTCGACCAGCGTTATGGTAACGCACGACATTGAAAAATCTTTGGAAATCGTCGATCAGGTGATTTTTTTGGCGCACGGCGAAATTATGTTCTCCGGCTCGCCGCAGGAAATGCGCGAACTGGATTCGCCTTGGGTGCGCCAGTTTGTCGGCGGGCTGGCAGACGGCCCCGTAGCATACCGCTATCCGGCGCAAACGTCGTTGCAGCAGGATTTGCTCGGGTAA
- the aldA gene encoding aldehyde dehydrogenase, with translation MKQLAMYINGRFENDFNGEWRNVLNPSTEEAIAREPKGGKADVDRAVAAARAAQPAWERLPAVERGAYLRKIAQGIRERADELTDTIVAEGGKTKDLARVEVMFTADYLDYQAEWARRYEGEIIQSDRPRENILLFKRPLGVIAGILPWNFPFFLIARKMGPALVTGNTIVVKPSSVTPINCHIFAEIVDAVGLPAGVFNVVNGPGAEIGNALSAHPQVDMVSLTGSVEAGRQVMEAASANITKVSLELGGKAPAIVLKDADLDLAVKSILASRVGNTGQICNCAERVYVHSSLKDAFIEKMTAAMKGVRYGNPAEAEAGALEMGPLIEERAVKAVAEKVERAVKQGAKLVCGGKRAEGRGYFFEPTLLTDTDNSMDIMKEETFGPVLPVSAFDTLDQVIALANDCEFGLTSSVYTTNLNEAFYVTRRLQFGETYINRENFEAMQGFHAGWKKSGIGGADGKHGLEEYLQTQVVYLETDI, from the coding sequence ATGAAACAATTGGCCATGTACATCAACGGACGCTTTGAAAACGATTTCAACGGCGAATGGCGCAACGTATTGAACCCGTCCACCGAAGAGGCCATCGCCCGCGAACCCAAAGGCGGCAAAGCAGACGTTGACCGCGCCGTAGCGGCGGCGCGTGCGGCGCAACCGGCTTGGGAGCGTCTGCCTGCGGTCGAACGCGGCGCGTATTTGCGCAAAATCGCCCAAGGCATACGCGAACGCGCCGACGAGCTGACCGACACCATTGTCGCCGAAGGCGGCAAAACCAAAGACTTGGCGCGCGTGGAAGTGATGTTCACCGCCGACTATCTCGATTACCAAGCCGAATGGGCGCGCCGTTACGAAGGCGAAATCATCCAAAGCGACCGTCCGCGCGAAAATATTTTATTGTTCAAACGTCCGCTGGGCGTAATTGCCGGCATTTTGCCGTGGAACTTCCCCTTCTTCCTGATTGCCCGCAAAATGGGCCCCGCTTTGGTAACGGGCAATACCATCGTCGTCAAACCCAGCAGCGTAACCCCGATCAACTGCCACATCTTCGCCGAAATCGTCGATGCGGTCGGACTGCCCGCCGGCGTGTTCAACGTGGTGAACGGCCCGGGCGCGGAAATCGGCAATGCCTTGTCCGCCCATCCGCAAGTCGATATGGTCAGCCTGACCGGCTCCGTCGAAGCGGGCCGCCAAGTGATGGAAGCCGCTTCCGCCAACATCACCAAAGTTTCGTTGGAACTCGGCGGCAAAGCCCCCGCCATCGTGTTGAAAGACGCGGATTTGGATTTGGCGGTGAAATCCATCTTGGCTTCGCGCGTCGGCAACACCGGTCAAATCTGCAACTGCGCCGAGCGCGTCTATGTCCACAGCAGCCTGAAAGACGCGTTTATCGAAAAAATGACCGCCGCGATGAAAGGCGTGCGCTACGGCAACCCTGCCGAAGCCGAAGCAGGCGCATTGGAAATGGGCCCGCTGATTGAAGAGCGCGCCGTCAAAGCCGTTGCCGAAAAAGTGGAACGGGCAGTCAAACAAGGTGCGAAATTGGTTTGCGGCGGCAAACGCGCCGAAGGGCGCGGCTATTTCTTCGAGCCGACCCTGCTGACCGACACCGACAACAGTATGGACATTATGAAAGAAGAAACCTTCGGCCCCGTGCTGCCCGTTTCCGCTTTCGACACGCTCGACCAAGTCATCGCACTGGCTAACGATTGCGAGTTTGGTCTGACCAGTTCTGTTTATACGACTAATTTAAACGAAGCCTTCTACGTTACCCGCCGCCTGCAATTCGGCGAAACCTACATCAACCGCGAAAACTTCGAAGCCATGCAGGGTTTCCACGCCGGTTGGAAAAAATCCGGTATCGGCGGCGCGGACGGCAAACACGGTTTGGAAGAATATCTGCAAACCCAAGTCGTTTATTTGGAAACCGACATTTAA
- a CDS encoding S8 family serine peptidase — protein MINLKPAIEAGYTGRGVEVGIVDTGESVGSISFPELYGRKEHGYNENYKNYTAYMRKEAPEDGDGKDIEASFDDEAVIETEAKPTDIRHVKEIGHIDVVSHIIGGRSVDGRPAGGIAPDATLHIMNTHDGTKNEIMSAAIRNAWVKLGERGVRIVNNSFGTTSRAGTADHFQIANSEEQYRQALLAYSGGDKTDEGIRLMQQSDYGNLSYHIRNKNMLFIFSASNDAQAQPNTLTLLPFYEKDAQKGIITVAGVDRSGEKFNGSNHCGITAMWCLSAPYEASVRFTRTNPIQIAGTSFSAPIVTGTAALLLQKYPWMSNDNLRTTLLTTAQDIGAVGVDSKFGWGLLDTGKAMNGPASFPFGDFTADTKGTSDIAYSFRNDISGTGGLIKKGGSQLQLHGNNTYTGKTVIEGGSLVLYGNNKSDMHVETKGALIYNGAASGGSLNSDGIVYLADTDRSGANETVHIKGDLQLGGEGTLYTRLGKLLKVDGTAMTGGKLYMSAGGKGAGYLNRTGQRVPFLSAAKIGRDYSFFTNIETDGGLLASLDSVEKTAGSEGDTLSYYVRRGNAARTASAAAHSAPAGLKHAVEQGGSNLENLMVELDASESSATPETVETAAADRTDMPGIRPYGATFRAAAAVQHANAADGVRIFNNLAATVYADSTAAHADMQGRRLKAVSDGLDHNATGLRVIAQTQQDGGTWEQGGVEGKMRGSTQTVGIAAKTGENTTAAATLGMGHSTWSENSANAKTDSISLFAGIRHDAGDIGYLKGLFSYGRYKNSISRSTGADEHAEGSVNGTLMQLGALGGVNVPFAATGDLTVEGGLRYDLLKQDAFAEKGSALGWSGNSITEGTLVGLAGLKLSQPLSDKAVLFATAGVERDLNGRDYTVTGGFTGATAATGKTGARNMPHTRLVAGLGADVEFGNGWNGLARYSYAGSKQYGNHSGRVGVGYRF, from the coding sequence TTGATCAACCTCAAACCTGCAATTGAAGCAGGCTATACAGGACGCGGGGTAGAGGTAGGTATCGTCGACACAGGCGAATCCGTCGGCAGCATATCCTTTCCCGAACTGTATGGCAGAAAAGAACACGGCTATAACGAAAATTACAAAAACTATACGGCGTATATGCGGAAGGAAGCGCCTGAAGACGGAGACGGTAAAGACATTGAAGCTTCTTTCGACGATGAGGCCGTTATAGAGACTGAAGCAAAGCCGACGGATATCCGCCACGTAAAAGAAATCGGACACATCGATGTGGTCTCCCATATTATTGGCGGGCGTTCCGTGGACGGCAGACCTGCAGGCGGTATTGCGCCCGATGCGACGCTACACATAATGAATACGCATGATGGAACCAAGAACGAAATAATGTCTGCAGCCATCCGCAATGCATGGGTCAAGCTGGGCGAACGTGGCGTGCGCATCGTCAATAACAGTTTTGGAACAACATCGAGGGCAGGCACTGCCGACCATTTCCAAATAGCCAATTCGGAGGAGCAGTACCGCCAAGCGTTGCTCGCCTATTCCGGCGGTGATAAAACAGACGAGGGTATCCGCCTGATGCAACAGAGCGATTACGGCAACTTGTCCTACCACATCCGTAATAAAAACATGCTTTTCATTTTTTCGGCAAGCAATGACGCACAAGCTCAGCCCAACACACTGACCCTATTGCCATTTTATGAAAAAGACGCTCAAAAAGGCATTATCACAGTTGCAGGCGTAGACCGCAGTGGAGAAAAGTTCAATGGCTCCAACCATTGCGGAATTACTGCCATGTGGTGCCTGTCGGCACCCTATGAAGCAAGCGTCCGTTTCACCCGTACAAACCCGATTCAAATTGCCGGAACATCCTTTTCCGCACCCATCGTAACCGGCACGGCGGCTCTGCTGCTGCAGAAATACCCGTGGATGAGCAACGACAACCTGCGTACCACGCTGCTGACAACGGCTCAGGACATCGGTGCAGTCGGCGTGGACAGCAAGTTCGGCTGGGGACTGCTGGATACGGGTAAGGCCATGAACGGACCCGCGTCCTTTCCGTTCGGCGACTTTACCGCCGATACGAAAGGTACATCCGATATTGCCTACTCCTTCCGTAACGACATTTCAGGCACGGGCGGCCTGATCAAAAAAGGCGGCAGCCAACTGCAACTGCACGGCAACAACACCTATACGGGCAAAACCGTTATCGAAGGCGGTTCGCTGGTGTTGTACGGCAACAACAAATCGGATATGCACGTCGAAACCAAAGGTGCGCTGATTTATAACGGGGCGGCATCCGGCGGTAGCCTGAACAGCGACGGCATTGTCTATCTGGCAGATACCGACCGATCCGGCGCAAACGAAACCGTGCACATCAAAGGCGATCTGCAGCTGGGCGGCGAAGGTACGCTGTACACACGTTTGGGCAAACTGCTGAAAGTGGACGGTACGGCGATGACCGGCGGCAAGCTGTACATGTCGGCAGGCGGTAAGGGGGCAGGCTATCTCAACCGTACCGGACAACGTGTTCCCTTCCTGAGTGCCGCCAAAATCGGGCGGGATTATTCTTTCTTCACAAACATCGAAACCGACGGCGGTCTGCTGGCTTCCCTCGACAGCGTCGAAAAAACAGCGGGTAGTGAAGGCGACACGCTGTCCTATTATGTCCGTCGCGGCAATGCGGCACGGACTGCTTCGGCAGCGGCACATTCCGCGCCCGCCGGTCTGAAACACGCCGTAGAACAGGGCGGCAGCAATCTGGAAAACCTGATGGTCGAACTGGATGCCTCCGAATCATCCGCAACACCCGAGACGGTTGAAACTGCGGCCGCCGACCGCACAGATATGCCGGGCATCCGCCCCTACGGCGCAACTTTCCGCGCAGCGGCAGCCGTACAGCATGCGAATGCCGCCGACGGTGTACGCATCTTCAACAATCTCGCCGCTACCGTCTATGCCGACAGTACCGCCGCCCATGCCGATATGCAGGGACGCCGCCTGAAAGCCGTATCGGACGGGTTGGACCACAACGCTACGGGTCTGCGCGTCATCGCGCAAACCCAACAGGACGGTGGAACGTGGGAACAGGGCGGTGTTGAAGGCAAAATGCGCGGCAGTACCCAAACCGTCGGCATTGCCGCGAAAACCGGCGAAAATACGACAGCAGCCGCCACACTGGGCATGGGACACAGCACATGGAGCGAAAACAGTGCAAATGCAAAAACCGACAGCATTAGTCTGTTTGCAGGCATACGGCACGATGCGGGCGATATCGGCTATCTCAAAGGCCTGTTCTCCTACGGACGCTACAAAAACAGCATCAGCCGCAGCACCGGTGCGGACGAACATGCGGAAGGCAGCGTCAACGGCACGCTGATGCAGCTGGGCGCACTGGGCGGTGTCAACGTTCCGTTTGCCGCAACGGGAGATTTGACGGTCGAAGGCGGTCTGCGCTACGACCTGCTCAAACAGGATGCATTCGCCGAAAAAGGCAGTGCTTTGGGCTGGAGCGGCAACAGCATCACTGAAGGCACACTGGTCGGACTCGCGGGTCTGAAGCTGTCGCAACCCTTGAGCGATAAAGCCGTCCTGTTTGCAACGGCGGGCGTGGAACGCGACCTGAACGGACGCGACTACACGGTAACGGGCGGCTTTACCGGCGCGACTGCAGCAACCGGCAAGACGGGGGCACGCAATATGCCGCACACCCGCCTGGTTGCCGGTCTGGGCGCGGATGTCGAATTCGGCAACGGCTGGAACGGCTTGGCACGTTACAGCTACGCCGGTTCCAAACAGTACGGCAACCACAGCGGACGAGTCGGCGTAGGCTACCGGTTCTGA
- a CDS encoding bifunctional chorismate-binding protein/class IV aminotransferase produces MPYFALFDDAVSGRAKRYQNHVESRFFRPEELDALDGALQSGWQKGLHAVLFADYGFGLPLTGVESERGGNLALHWFADCADTDAASWLARHSDGLPAGISTPQSSVSEADYLDHIRQIHEAIRRGDTYQINYTTRLHLQAYGNPVKLYQRLRQPVPYAVLSHLPDAQGQSAWTLCFSPELFLKIGSDGTISTEPMKGTAPILGDGQDERRAAELQADPKNRAENVMIVDLLRNDLGKIAQTGTVCVPEPFKVSRFGSVWQMTSTIQAQALPHTSFADILRAAFPCGSITGAPKKMSMQIIESLEAEARGLYTGSIGYLNPCSGGLGFEGTFNVVIRTLSLTPLSDGIYQGVYGVGSGIVIDSDPAAEYRECGWKARFLNELRPDFGIFETLRVENGRCALLDRHLCRLKTSAQALNLPLPDGCENQIKQYIARLPDGAFRIKALLASDGISLSRAVLNRLTDKQRVIISPTILPAQNYLRRFKTTCRTVFDQAWQTAETQGAFDSLFFNSDGILLEGGRSNVFVKHRGQWLTPSLDLDILNGIMRQAVLDEPQKYLQTNQVIETHITQKTLQEAEEIRLSNALRGVFAAALA; encoded by the coding sequence ATGCCCTATTTCGCCCTGTTTGACGATGCCGTAAGCGGTCGCGCAAAACGCTATCAAAATCATGTGGAAAGCCGTTTTTTCCGTCCCGAAGAACTCGATGCTTTGGACGGCGCGCTGCAATCGGGCTGGCAAAAAGGGCTGCATGCCGTGTTGTTTGCAGACTACGGATTCGGTTTGCCGCTGACGGGGGTCGAGTCCGAACGCGGCGGCAACCTTGCCCTGCACTGGTTTGCCGACTGCGCCGACACCGATGCCGCAAGCTGGCTTGCCCGACACTCAGACGGCCTCCCCGCCGGCATTTCCACGCCGCAATCCTCCGTATCCGAAGCCGATTACCTCGACCATATCCGCCAAATCCACGAAGCCATCCGACGCGGCGACACCTATCAAATCAACTACACTACCCGCCTGCACCTGCAAGCCTACGGCAATCCCGTCAAACTTTACCAACGCCTGCGCCAGCCCGTCCCCTATGCCGTTTTGTCCCACCTGCCCGATGCACAAGGGCAATCCGCGTGGACGCTGTGTTTCTCGCCCGAACTCTTCCTCAAAATCGGTTCGGACGGCACCATCAGCACCGAACCGATGAAAGGCACCGCGCCGATTTTGGGCGACGGACAAGACGAACGCCGCGCCGCCGAGTTGCAAGCAGACCCGAAAAACCGCGCCGAAAACGTGATGATTGTCGATTTGCTGCGTAACGACCTCGGCAAAATCGCCCAAACCGGCACAGTATGCGTACCCGAACCGTTTAAAGTATCGCGTTTCGGCAGCGTTTGGCAGATGACCAGCACCATCCAAGCCCAAGCCTTGCCGCACACCTCGTTCGCCGACATCCTCCGCGCCGCCTTCCCCTGCGGCAGCATCACCGGCGCGCCCAAAAAAATGAGTATGCAGATTATCGAATCGCTCGAAGCCGAAGCGCGCGGACTTTATACGGGCAGCATCGGCTATTTGAACCCGTGTTCCGGCGGCTTGGGGTTTGAAGGCACGTTCAACGTCGTTATCCGCACCTTGTCGCTCACGCCGCTTTCAGACGGCATTTATCAAGGCGTGTACGGTGTCGGTTCCGGCATCGTCATCGACAGCGACCCTGCCGCCGAATATCGGGAATGCGGCTGGAAAGCCCGTTTCCTCAACGAATTGCGCCCCGACTTCGGCATTTTTGAAACCCTGCGCGTGGAAAACGGACGCTGCGCCCTGCTCGACCGCCACCTATGCCGTCTGAAAACCTCCGCCCAAGCCCTCAACCTGCCCCTGCCCGACGGTTGCGAAAATCAAATCAAACAATACATCGCACGCTTGCCCGACGGCGCGTTCCGCATCAAAGCCCTGCTCGCTTCAGACGGCATCAGCCTGTCCCGCGCCGTTTTAAACCGTCTGACCGACAAACAACGCGTCATCATTTCGCCGACCATCCTGCCCGCACAAAACTACCTGCGCCGCTTCAAAACCACCTGCCGCACCGTCTTCGACCAAGCGTGGCAAACCGCCGAAACACAAGGCGCGTTCGACAGCCTGTTTTTCAATTCAGACGGCATCCTGCTCGAAGGCGGCAGAAGCAACGTGTTCGTCAAACATCGCGGACAATGGCTCACGCCCTCTTTAGATTTAGACATTTTAAACGGCATAATGCGCCAAGCCGTGTTGGACGAACCGCAAAAATATTTGCAAACAAATCAAGTAATCGAAACACACATCACACAAAAAACACTGCAAGAAGCCGAAGAAATCCGCCTCTCCAACGCCTTGCGCGGCGTATTTGCCGCCGCCCTTGCCTGA